Genomic segment of Sarcophilus harrisii chromosome 4, mSarHar1.11, whole genome shotgun sequence:
TACATAAATTACTCTAAATAGATAGGCATTCattatctctttaaaaatctCGTGGAGATACTGTTTTGTGATTTTTAGTTCGGATTTGCTCCAATAAAGAACACTCTCGAgttaaagtaaaagtaaaatttatttaaataggtAAAGGAATAAAACAGGATTTAGACCCACACGGACAGCAAATGATTAaacataacaaaaagaaaagtattaagcCTAACAATATTAAATGGAATAATGAGAAATACATCACCAATTCATTGGAACCACTGATCTCACACAAACTGGGAGCCCCGGAACAGCCTGATCAACATGAACTAGGAAAGTCCCACGCGAAGCGTCCTTCCATGGGTGAAGCTCAGCTTTGCAGCGGGACTTAgactttttatatatattctttaaacaaAGAAGGCATTGGGCCAATTCTGTTATATAAGCCTTTTTGGCATGAATTGGGGTTGCAAGACTAGAGTTCATTTATTATAAGACATGTCCTTATTGACATAACCCAAAGCTCGATCTTGGCGTATGAGGTTAATTAAATAGCTCATATTTGGGAGGGAGCCACTCCTCTTCAAACATAAGCAGTACCAGGGATGGCTAGTCCCTAGAGATAATGCCAAGAATATGCAGAGTTCAAGGATCAGTCAAATAAGGCTTAGTCACGTCCAATGCTCAGACCTATTATTTTGGAatgatattatataaaagaaattctattttcttattcagatgcccataggatcatagatctaaagtGGAAGGAGACATCAGAGATCCTCTAGTTCAACTCTCCCATTTTACTGAGGGTGGGGAGACTGAGAACCATAGAGGTTTGGTAATTTATCATGTATCACACATAGTAAGTGACAGATCCAAGTTTTTAACCTAGTTCTTCTTGAATCTATAAATCAGCACTGTTTATACCATAGCCTTTCTTACTAATTAACTAACATTTAAATTATTACTGTATACAAGGAAGGGCAGTCAgttggaacagtggatagagctttggaACTGGACtcaggacctgaatttaaatctgctctcagatacctatagctgtgtgatcttgggcaagtcacttcatcctgtttacctcagtttcctcatctataaaatgagctgaagaagaaaatctaaaccactctagtatctctgccaagaaaatcccaaatagggtgaTAGTCAGTCATAATTGAACACCACTAGCAGAGAagctagtttttctagtatttagaaagaatgtaagctttttttgagtatgtattatttcattctttgcatgttatctccACAGTGCTTAGCATTTAGTAGGCGCTTAACAAGTgattgttaattgattaattagtAAGCAAGTCCGTTTCTTCCAGGAATGTCACTGTTACAAAAACACAtaattttttattccaaaaacATTAATGTCTCTCAGTTTATGGTGGCTCAGAAATTGGGCAAAGAATGACAGCATCAATTCATTCTATGTAGTTCCATttgcttgtttccttctccatcgtCTCATACTTCCAAGTTGTTTCTTACATATAATGAATAACctttagtttctccatctgtaaaatgaggataataatattaatatttgtacaattagcttccTGGAGTTATTGTgaataaagaactttataaaccATACAGCACTTTAGtaactttaataattttcttattatcaTTGTATTGCACTGTATCTTGGTATTATGAAATATCAGCTCTCTTGGGAAagaaatgtgtgatttttttctggaAGATGTTACTTAACCTACACAGGCCTGTCTAGAAAAGtactttgaagaaaagaaatctcACTTATAGATTATGATGCCAGATTTTTTAGTAAGAAGGGATATTTCTTCTTaatcttagtcttttttttcctattggatATCCAACTTCAGGGTCATAGATCCCATCTCAGTCATTAACAGCATGTTGCCTTGTGGTAAGCATGTGAGATAATTATggtggctaacatttatatttgtgtatatatacacacacacatagcaaaacactttatatgtgTTGTCTCATTGAATCTTTATAACAATCCTGAGTAGCAGGTGTAAACTGAGGATGAGGGAAATTAGATGACTTGTTTAAAGTTACATACAGCTAGTAAGcctctgaagtaggatttgaattcagttcctcctggCTCCATGTACAGTGCTTTATCTATTGGACCACCTTGCTGCTGATTTTTGCTTAAATAACAAGAAATAACTGCCTAGCCCACTATTTCCTGCCTGGGAGCTGCTTTTTAATTTATCTGTTGTCTTATAATTCGTTACAAGGTTGAGAATGCTAGTTGCTGATGAGGAAAGGAATGGAGGGGAAGGCCTTAAGTGATGAGGTGCCCTGGTGTGCATCACTACTTCCTATTGTAATGCTGGAGGagttgaggcaagatagagattagagagtatttaataatttatttaaaagggagagatttactgggaccaaatggatccatggttgggccccagagctgaatgagactatcgcctccaagaatccagaaaacaatgtgagttttcaatgacttatatacacatggctcagactcagggggtagagcaaggtggagtcagggtgctgagagcaggaacgggactctgacaatctgattctgacagggtgaggggaggcatgggGGACATCTGATAATGGGGATTACAGAGTGGGGAGAGGTACCCAACAATCTGATGAtgcctaagatagaaggtctttctccttatctggatcatcatgattagaaGGGAGAGGTGGttgaacagaacaattagggaaactgaggcaggactgggtcaggataattagggaaactgagtcaagacaataaaagagaactgtggcataacactatcACCTGTAATAGAGTTACTCACTAAGTCCTCCTGGGGAAATTAAAGGAGCTGGGAGATCTGGggctacaaatagaaaagtaaaacagtCTGGACCCGCAGGAAGTTAACATTCTGAAATAGAGGAAGAAACCACAAATATAAGGGAGTCAGGACTAGGGAAGGGAGATGGGTTGGTCTGGGAAGTGAAAAGAATGATGGGGTGTCTCATAGAGGAATTGATTGATACCTTTTCTAATGTTGATTTGGTTATAGTTCTCTGGGCAAGAGTAGTCTAggatgattctgtgattttgaatCCAGATAACTGGAAAATCTCAACAAGAACaaggaagtcaagaaggatgtgtttaaagaaaaagttaatacCTTCCATTGGGGAGttgctgaatttgagatgcctgtATAATATTCAGGGAGAGATATTCAGcaagtagaagaggaaagagcTTAGAGCAGGGTCCTAGGacatggaaaataatttaattaaggaGTCTGAGAAGAATCAATAAGACAGCTAGAATGAGAAACAGGAGAAAACACTTAATCCTTTCAGCTCTATAATTCTTACCCTGGGGTTCCCACTGTCCAGTTTGGGAATACTTCTCACAGTCTACTATTATCCAGTTGGCTCCAAGCCAtgctttgttctgttttctttcttgccAGCTACATTGCTGAGGCTACTGATTTCTAGTCCAGTGTCTTCTCTCTGAAACTACCTTCTACTTATACTGAATATATCATATAGATACATTTTCCtggtcatgttcttttttttttgtttaaatattattttcttccccccgttacatgtcaagaaaatttttagcattcctttttacaggattttgagttccatattttctacattccctcccctcttctgaaaATAGTAGgtagtttgatatagtttatacatgtgctatcatgtaaaatattttgatattagtcacagttgaggaaaaaaaaacagagcaaaagaaaaaacccacaagaaagaataaagtgaaatgaatatgTTTCTATCTGCATTTAGAATCCATTGTTTCTTTATCTAGTAATGGACAGCTTCTTCCTTCATAATAACTTTGTACTTGTCTTTGTGTTACTGAGAAGAATTGAGTCATctatagttgattatcacacaatgttgGTGATGTTCTTATGATGCttttcttgttctgctcatttcactttgcatcagtttatacaaatctttacagatttttcctgaaatctgcctgttgaccatttctttttatacaatagtatctattatattcatatatcacaacttgttcagacattccctaattgatggacatctactcagttttcagtaTTTTGTTGGGCATgttcttttccattagaatgtgaactccttaagggcagtttttgcctttctttgtattccccattcttagtacagtgactggcacatagtaagtacttaataaattcctatTGACCCATCATTCCTCACCAAGAGTACCCCTGTGCCAGTAAACTCATAGATCTTatccaaaatgaacaaaaatccaaTACCATTctgaaaattttgtttcaaacCTCAGtatgatggtgtgtgtgtgtgtgtgtgtgtgtgtgtgtgtgtatgtagatctatataaatattgatttaaagatattatttaaaaataacctCTTTCAAAAAGTTTGATCTTTTTCAATTGCTAACTTATCTTGATGAATAATGAAATCACAGCAATCGTGAGccagttctaattttttgtttcttctgagcccttttgagaaaaaagaaatgactttacAAAGCTCACTTACCTTTGTAAATACCCGCTTcggttttatcttttggaatgaaTCATTTTTAAAGGCTGTAGCAAAAGCCACTATTTTATCCCTCTTAGTCAAAGCTCCCAAACTTCAAACCATGTTTCATAGCATTAAATAATCCAGACTTTGTAATAGTCTTTCCCTCTGAAAATGTCATTGCTTTAAACCTTGTTAGTTACTACTTATATTTCAATTTGGAAGAGCTTAGCACATTCTTCATCTTACAAGGATGCAAAGCTTATAGTGTTTGCCTAATTCTTTCCTTGATTTCCTGTAATCAGATATATAATATCATGCTGGCTTTTTAATGTGATTTCACGTTGGAAGCTGATCATGGAATAAATTTGTATTACTGCTTAAAACAAAGCTATTATTGATGATATTTGTTGATGGCTAAAATAATAGTTACTATTTATTACTAAATATAGTACCATATAAACCATTgcattttagaactgaaaagagcattagaaataatctagacactatatatgaggaaatagaaTCTGTTAAAAGGTGTGGGAAGGTGTTCTGAGCTCAGGTATTAGGATAGTATAAATGAATGATTGATATAAGAGCCATAAAAGAACAGGTTTATTTGGTCTATAAGGATACAATGTTTAGTATAGCATAATGATacatgttaataaataaatataataaatttgataCTAAAATAAATTGTTAGTGTTGCATTTCCttgtttccctttctcccaagGAGATAGTTTCTCACAGTAGTGTGTGGTAAGGGCCTCCATGGTATTCTAGAACCTTTAGATCTGAGTAGGTGGGAAAATATATTAGGAGTAGAGAGATAGTTTTTCCCCCCTGAGAACAGGGAAATGTTACAGACCACATCATCGTGACAAAATCTTCAATTATTCATGAAACAAGGAAATCTTTATGCTCTGCCTCAAAGGTCAGAGAgctgaaaatgttttttattatatttttataagttttattatatttgaaatgtAAAAGCTATTCTTAACTCATGGTCATACCAACTTGGACTGTATTTTGCTGACCCTCACTCTAGCTGCCTTCATGGTAGAAGGCTATTTTCTATCAGTATCCTATAATCCCTAGGAGTTTGTACCTTTATCTGCTCTATAGACTAGagattttcctttgaaattctatcCACACCATTATCTAGAATGAAAGGTCATAGATGAGAGCATTAGAGATTTAAGGGATGTCATctactcctccccctcccttcattTTTTAGGTGAGGAAATCAAGGGGTGAATGACTTATTCTCAGTTTGATGTGAAATTTGAacttttccagtttccagcctgTCCCCTCATATGCTTCCTCCCTCATAATATGTATAGACCTGGCTACAACTTACCACCCTGAGGTTGGGGGAAAGAGTCTgttatccatatgtatatatatctggTAGGCTTCCAGCCTTCCCATCTTGTGGAGAGACTTTTAGGAGTTGGTCAATGTCTGGTAACACAGAGGCATCTTCCTGCTTTTCCCTTAAATAAGGGTTTAAATTTCTAGCCTGAAGGTTGGGTTTAGGGAAAATCTGAACTGTTTCAGAGTTCTATTAGATACTCAGAACAACCTTTATCTGGTCAGGTTCCCCCTTAACCCATTTCCTAATAAATTGTTAGCCTCCGAGTTTCCAAGAGCTCTGTAGGTTTTTCTCTAGTCCTCCTTCCTTGCATAGTTTATTTGTATCTTggccaaaagatttttttcaattaaattttaatttaaaaaaaatttacaaaatttacaaaaatctattttctccacctcctcccaTCCACTGCAGGATCACAAATatgaatagtcaagcaaaagaaattttgCTTTGGTCAAGTGCAAAAAGTTTGTCTCATTCTTTACTGAGTGCTTTCTTATTATAGTCATAGCATCATAGATATTTAACGCTTACAAAGACATTATTTCTTTAttccatctaatccaactctctcatttttctaGACAAGGAAACTGTGACCTAAAAGAACAATATGATCCAAGCCAAGGTCATGTAGGTAGTAAGTGacaagtaggatttgaaccatATTCGGCACTCTTTCTACTTTACCATATAATAGTGGAGTAAGTGGGGGAGAGagttagagaaacagagacatttaATAGAAATGACCTACTTTCCAagtagaataccagccctgaccCATTGCTGCCACTATCAtcatcttattattattcttatattttgaaCAGATGTATTATGtacacatcatcatcatcattattattatagcatttatatagcacctagtatgtaccaggcactatgttaagtgctttattagtgttatctcctttgatccatGCAATAATATTGggaggtagattctattattattcccattttatagttaagaaaactaaagcaaatgacttgcccaagatcacacaactagtacatgtctgaggccaaattaaactcaggtcttcccaactccaggcatAAGCACTtacactatgctacctagctgccattATAAACATCATAAGCAACAAATTTAACTGAAATCCTATTATATACACAAAGCACTGTGTATATAATAATGCCAAAGCTGCAGAGAGGTGCAAAGCATGACTCCTATCTTCCATGACTTATGGGGGAGCATACTAATTAGGGGTTTATTATCTCTCTGAGGACaggataaaaacataaaaaagaaatagcaattaGAATAATGAGTTTGTACATATTGAACACACATTTAAAAAGATTGGCCTGCATTTCATAAATTACCTGTTTATATGCACCTTGAGACATGATTGCTGTTTTCATATTTAAacttatattttccttatttcttaagGCCAGATATGATGGTACTTTAGGCATATGATACAGTAAGTAGGTGTCTGCTCTGAAAGATTTAGGATATACATTTGAACAAACTACCATAATTTTGACACCATTTATTTGGGTCTAAAAGGACTTTAATGATGGCATCTTTCTAGAAGAGCTAGGCTGTCCTAGCTctgaccaattttttttctacgAATTAACCTGAATTCTGGAGATGGTCTAAGATTTAGGAAAGTAGATTGTCCAAATAAGCCACCATTTGCCTTCCATCTTGATAATTTGTTCTCTCCCCAAGACATTACCAGTCTAGAATTCtgcattcagtaaatatttacttTGTTCTGTATAGAGGTCTTTGTCAGGCACTgcaataaatttaaagaaaaataaagcgtGGTCACCTTAGGCTTGTGATACATTAAGTTTCTACTCTGAAGAATTTAAGTCATACATTTGAACAAACTAACATAATTGTGAGCAAGCAAGTTATTTAGACAgttataaatacccaaatcaactacaaaggacctgtgaaggaagacactatctgtatccaaagaaagaactgatagtggaaatatgcatagaacaattttatgtacacacacatatttgagtccaatggtagctatctctagggcagggtggagaggagagaaaaaaaggaaaaaaaaattacataatattgTTATGTacttaaaagaatagcaagttgtccGTAATAGATCTGAAATTTAATATgcaataatagttttttaaatttattctactATGTTTTGGAAGTACTTCTTTTaataagttcagaataaaataaataaaaaattttaaaaaagaaataaggcatCATCCCTTTGACTTCAGGAAGGTTACAATTGAATAGGAAAATAAAGCATtcacaaatgaaacatttaaaaaatacaagagaacaatacaaaataacaaagcaatataaaattaaatagctTGTATTTATTCAGCATTTAAAATAGCCCAGAAATTGAATAAATCAAAAAAGACTTAGGgcacttagtttccttatctttgaaTAATCTAAATAGATGGCCATTTCTGCTCAACTTTAGAAGGCATGTGAGAATTTTGTGCTTAAATATTCTACTTGAGTTTGAAGAACAATTAGACCTCTTCTTTTGGGTTTAGCTGAcagaaacaaaagatagaaattgCAAAAATGCCAACTAAGGcttgttattaaaaaaacaatttcctaAAAGTTTGTGCTATTCCAAAATAGAATGCACTGCTTCAAGAGGTGATGAATTCCCACTCCTTAGAGGTCTTCAAGTTGAAGTTGACTAACTCATTGTTGCATATAttatagtaataattttttttgtgtattAGTTGGGTCTAGAATGGTTGTTGAAGACTCTCCAAACTCTCAAATTCTTGGTGCTGTGATTCTGTGAAACACCTCATGGCATCTGCTCCTCTTTAATTTGCTGCCTTGTTTGTTTATTCATCAAGCAATTAGCACATTTATAAAGAGCCTAACACTGTGGCAGGTGCTAGGGatctaaagacaaagaataaaaaactccctgctctcaaagatgtttatgttttttttattctatgatatctgggaaCTAGTGACTACTGTGCTTTAACTTTTCATCATTCTTCCTAGGTTAAGAAAAAGTGGGGGCCATATCCACATCAGGAAAGTAGAAGATCTGTGGGAGCTTTATGGTTCATATGATATTGTTGTCAATTGCTCAGGCCTCGGAAGCAGAGAGTTAGTAGGTGACTTGGAGCTTTTTCCTGTGAGGGGCCAAGTACTTAAAGTTCAAGCTCCGTGGGTGAAGCATTTTATCCGAGATGGGGATGGACTGACCTATATTTACCCAGGAGCCTTCAACGTAACCCTAGGTGGAACAAGACAAAAAGATGATTGGAACTTGTCCCCTGATCCACAAAATAGCAGAGAGATTCTTAACAGGTGTTGGGCTCTTGAGCCATCTCTTCAAGGTGCTTGGGATATCAAAGAGAAGGTGGGCTTGCGGCCATCACGGCCTGGAGTGCGACTACAGAAGGAGATATTAACACAGAATGGACATCAACTACCAGTGGTTCACAACTATGGCCATGGCGCTGGTGGCTTCTCTGTGCACTGGGGCACTGCTCTCCAGGCTGTTCAGCTTATCAAAGAGTTAATCACTACTTTGAGAATCTCCACTTTCAAGGCAAAGCTGTAGATGATATGAGCCTGCATATAGCAGTGAATTTATATTGTGTGATTGAAGCAATAGGCTTCAATAAAGAAGACGGCATAGAGTATGAAAATTGAGATCCcagagatctgaatttgaatcttgcctcagagacttacttacatgtgctggacaagtc
This window contains:
- the DDO gene encoding D-aspartate oxidase isoform X2, producing MTESELKKFPQHVFGQTFTTMKCEGLSYLQWLEKRLRKSGGHIHIRKVEDLWELYGSYDIVVNCSGLGSRELVGDLELFPVRGQVLKVQAPWVKHFIRDGDGLTYIYPGAFNVTLGGTRQKDDWNLSPDPQNSREILNRCWALEPSLQGAWDIKEKVGLRPSRPGVRLQKEILTQNGHQLPVVHNYGHGAGGFSVHWGTALQAVQLIKELITTLRISTFKAKL
- the DDO gene encoding D-aspartate oxidase isoform X1 — encoded protein: MEMTRVAVIGAGVIGLSTAVCISESIPQCSIDVISDKFTPNTTSDVAAGMLIPHAYPDTPVYLQKQWFQETFDRLFGITNSSEAIDAGIHLVSGWQIYRSIPPQERPFWADIVLGFRRMTESELKKFPQHVFGQTFTTMKCEGLSYLQWLEKRLRKSGGHIHIRKVEDLWELYGSYDIVVNCSGLGSRELVGDLELFPVRGQVLKVQAPWVKHFIRDGDGLTYIYPGAFNVTLGGTRQKDDWNLSPDPQNSREILNRCWALEPSLQGAWDIKEKVGLRPSRPGVRLQKEILTQNGHQLPVVHNYGHGAGGFSVHWGTALQAVQLIKELITTLRISTFKAKL